Proteins from a single region of Haloterrigena alkaliphila:
- the cysS gene encoding cysteine--tRNA ligase, with the protein MTLHVTNTLTGEKEPFEPRDPENVLLYYCGLTVSDPPHLGHARSWVHVDVMHRWLEYLGYDVRHVENFTDINEKIVARVGEDDLGEDELDVAETYIERTIADMRALNLLRAEVYPRVSEHVPEIVDLVETLVEEGYAYESNDSVYFDVSSFDEYGKLSNQELEEIESQGDPDERSEKRHPADFALWKAGGVDSDAVAEHRHEGVDHGGDPPDGRTWESPWGEGRPGWHIECSAMSMTHLGETLDIHVGGRDLVFPHHENEIAQSEAATGQAFANYWLHCELFQMDDEKMSSSLGNFVTVEDAVDQWETNVLRTFLTAGSYNSKQLYSDETIAEAEERWDRLERAYESAVEALDSPDARTKVEDASLRTETEAARDSFVTAMNDDFNTREAQSALLEIATAINSHLEGREEYDYRGLREAVDALEELGDVLGLSFEGETTGTATLAGDVVDLVLEVREHEREAGNYDRADELRDELEALGIEVQDTDDGATYRLPSGE; encoded by the coding sequence ATGACCCTGCACGTGACGAACACGTTGACGGGCGAAAAGGAGCCGTTCGAGCCACGTGATCCCGAGAACGTCCTCCTGTACTACTGTGGCCTGACGGTCTCCGATCCGCCCCACCTCGGCCACGCCCGGTCGTGGGTCCACGTCGACGTCATGCACCGCTGGCTCGAGTACCTCGGCTACGACGTCCGTCACGTCGAAAATTTCACTGACATTAACGAGAAGATCGTCGCCCGCGTCGGCGAGGACGACCTCGGCGAGGACGAACTCGACGTCGCGGAGACCTACATCGAGCGCACCATCGCGGACATGCGCGCGCTAAACCTCCTGCGTGCGGAGGTCTACCCCCGCGTCTCCGAACACGTCCCGGAGATCGTCGACCTCGTCGAGACGCTCGTCGAGGAGGGGTACGCCTACGAGTCCAACGACTCGGTCTACTTCGACGTCTCCAGCTTCGACGAGTACGGCAAACTCTCGAATCAGGAACTCGAGGAGATCGAATCCCAGGGCGACCCCGACGAGCGCTCGGAGAAGCGCCACCCCGCGGACTTCGCCCTCTGGAAGGCCGGGGGCGTCGATTCCGACGCGGTCGCGGAGCACCGCCACGAGGGCGTCGACCATGGCGGCGACCCGCCCGACGGACGGACCTGGGAGTCGCCGTGGGGCGAGGGCCGACCCGGTTGGCACATCGAGTGCTCGGCGATGAGCATGACCCATCTGGGCGAGACGCTGGACATCCATGTCGGCGGGCGCGACCTCGTCTTCCCGCACCACGAAAACGAGATCGCCCAGTCCGAGGCCGCCACCGGGCAGGCGTTCGCCAACTACTGGCTCCACTGCGAACTGTTCCAGATGGACGACGAGAAGATGTCCTCGAGTCTGGGCAACTTCGTCACCGTCGAGGACGCGGTCGACCAGTGGGAGACGAACGTCCTCCGGACGTTCCTGACCGCGGGCTCGTACAACAGCAAACAGCTCTATTCGGACGAGACGATCGCCGAGGCAGAGGAGCGCTGGGACCGCCTCGAGCGCGCCTACGAGTCGGCCGTCGAGGCCCTCGACTCGCCCGACGCGCGGACGAAAGTCGAGGACGCATCGCTGCGGACCGAAACCGAGGCGGCGCGCGACTCGTTCGTCACCGCGATGAACGACGACTTCAACACGCGCGAGGCGCAGTCGGCCCTGCTCGAAATCGCGACGGCGATCAACAGCCACCTCGAGGGCCGCGAAGAGTACGACTACCGCGGGCTCCGGGAGGCCGTCGACGCCCTCGAGGAACTCGGCGACGTGCTCGGCCTCTCCTTCGAGGGCGAGACGACGGGGACGGCGACCCTGGCCGGCGACGTGGTGGACCTCGTCCTCGAGGTGCGCGAACACGAACGCGAGGCGGGCAACTACGACCGGGCCGACGAGTTGCGCGACGAACTCGAGGCGCTGGGGATCGAGGTGCAGGATACCGACGACGGCGCGACCTATCGACTGCCGTCCGGCGAGTAG
- a CDS encoding DUF6517 family protein produces MNRRTFVAAATAGAVGASAGCLSGLIDDMTTFEASPIRVSEAAAGEAGYEYQGTTELVEEREFGGESVEVTNYLTEYTRTIDMPLDGFGEQPEAGVFAFVSTPQVRVAGEDFNPVGDMSEAELAEYIQKQYEQFELGDGIGGRAIQPDDIEGLDTIVSFQSYEGTATLQGETEIDVLLDIARAEDSGDHLVVAAVYPDDSDLPMETERERADTMTTGIQHGDDVEVDLQEDGESGE; encoded by the coding sequence ATGAATCGACGCACATTCGTTGCCGCGGCTACGGCCGGCGCGGTCGGGGCATCGGCGGGCTGTCTCAGCGGCCTCATCGACGATATGACGACGTTCGAGGCGTCCCCGATTCGCGTTTCCGAGGCGGCTGCGGGCGAGGCCGGCTACGAGTATCAGGGCACGACCGAACTGGTCGAAGAACGCGAGTTCGGCGGCGAGAGCGTCGAAGTGACGAACTATCTGACCGAGTACACGCGGACCATCGACATGCCGCTGGACGGCTTCGGCGAGCAACCGGAGGCGGGCGTCTTCGCCTTCGTCTCGACGCCGCAAGTCAGGGTCGCGGGCGAGGATTTCAACCCCGTCGGCGACATGAGCGAGGCGGAACTCGCCGAGTACATCCAGAAACAGTACGAGCAGTTCGAACTCGGCGACGGCATCGGCGGGCGCGCCATCCAGCCGGACGACATCGAGGGGCTCGACACCATCGTCTCGTTTCAGTCCTACGAGGGGACGGCGACGCTCCAGGGGGAAACCGAAATCGACGTCCTCCTCGACATCGCTCGAGCCGAAGACAGCGGCGACCACCTCGTCGTCGCCGCCGTCTATCCCGACGACAGCGACCTCCCGATGGAGACCGAGCGCGAGCGGGCCGACACGATGACGACCGGTATCCAGCACGGTGACGACGTCGAGGTAGACCTGCAAGAGGACGGGGAGAGCGGGGAGTAA
- a CDS encoding presenilin family intramembrane aspartyl protease PSH → MNQRTRVLAAVGLTVALFLGVQLGALALVEPFYEGGHQAVENPDDPTNSFVYFGIILVATALMLVTIKYDVEWLIKAMIIGVSVMISWYVFAELVPSVVTVGSVNVLAVTAAVAVGAALLFYPEWYVIDGAGVVMGAGAAALFGISFGLLPALVLLTVLAVYDAISVYGTEHMLDLAEGVMALKIPVVLVVPTTLSYSYRAAGSTDDVLENRTEDGSSEGGDGAAADSNPTAATDDPNRNAASSDLNRNDESDDNESDDALERDALFIGLGDAVIPTILVASAAYFLDVGAIAVPGIALNVPALGALVGTIAGLLVLMYMVLKGRPHAGLPLLNGGAIGGYLVGALASGLSLATALGL, encoded by the coding sequence ATGAACCAACGGACGCGCGTCCTCGCCGCCGTCGGACTGACGGTGGCCCTGTTCCTCGGCGTCCAGCTCGGGGCGCTGGCGCTGGTCGAACCCTTCTACGAGGGCGGTCACCAGGCCGTCGAGAACCCCGACGATCCGACGAACAGTTTCGTCTACTTCGGCATCATTCTCGTCGCGACCGCCCTCATGCTCGTCACGATCAAGTACGACGTCGAGTGGCTCATCAAGGCCATGATCATCGGCGTCAGCGTGATGATCTCGTGGTACGTCTTCGCCGAACTCGTCCCGTCGGTGGTCACGGTCGGCTCGGTCAACGTCCTCGCGGTCACCGCGGCAGTCGCCGTCGGCGCCGCCCTCCTGTTCTATCCGGAGTGGTACGTCATCGACGGCGCCGGCGTGGTGATGGGCGCCGGCGCCGCCGCCCTGTTCGGGATCAGCTTCGGGCTCCTGCCGGCGCTGGTGTTGCTGACCGTCCTCGCCGTCTACGACGCGATCAGCGTCTACGGCACCGAACACATGCTCGACCTCGCCGAGGGCGTGATGGCGCTCAAAATTCCCGTCGTCCTCGTCGTCCCCACGACGCTCTCGTACTCCTACCGCGCGGCCGGCAGCACCGACGACGTCCTCGAGAACCGGACGGAAGACGGCTCGAGCGAGGGCGGTGACGGCGCTGCTGCTGATTCGAATCCGACCGCGGCGACTGACGACCCCAACCGGAACGCAGCGTCGAGCGACCTGAACCGGAACGACGAGTCGGACGATAACGAGTCGGACGACGCCCTCGAGCGCGACGCCCTCTTCATCGGGCTCGGCGACGCCGTCATCCCGACGATCCTCGTCGCGAGCGCGGCGTACTTCCTCGACGTCGGAGCGATCGCGGTGCCCGGAATCGCGCTGAACGTGCCGGCGCTGGGCGCACTCGTCGGCACCATCGCGGGGCTGCTGGTGCTCATGTATATGGTCCTCAAAGGCCGGCCACACGCCGGATTACCGCTGCTGAACGGCGGCGCGATCGGCGGCTACCTCGTCGGCGCGCTCGCGAGCGGACTGTCGCTCGCGACGGCGCTCGGGCTGTAA
- a CDS encoding H/ACA ribonucleoprotein complex subunit GAR1, protein MRRIGSVVRTAQGLAVLRADDTDDGASESGSASAAGDPFRDEIGTTVLDDSLESVGRVVDVFGPVERPYLAVTPDDDVHLPSLVGSALYAR, encoded by the coding sequence ATGCGCCGGATCGGCTCGGTCGTCCGTACCGCACAGGGACTGGCCGTCCTCCGGGCGGACGACACCGACGACGGCGCGTCCGAGAGCGGGTCCGCGAGCGCCGCGGGCGATCCGTTCCGCGACGAGATCGGGACGACCGTCCTCGACGACTCCCTCGAGTCGGTCGGCCGGGTCGTCGACGTCTTCGGCCCGGTCGAGCGCCCCTACCTCGCGGTGACGCCCGACGACGACGTCCACCTGCCGTCGCTCGTCGGATCGGCGCTGTACGCCCGCTAG
- the srp19 gene encoding signal recognition particle subunit SRP19: MVENVIWPAYLDAGLSRADGRRVSRDLAVEEPTVDEIAKAVQQIGYDATIERDKAYSREHWADRGRVVVRGADDSTKNDLVQAVAAYVVAMRE, encoded by the coding sequence ATGGTCGAGAACGTCATCTGGCCCGCCTATCTCGACGCGGGCCTCTCACGGGCCGACGGCCGGCGCGTGTCACGGGATCTCGCGGTCGAAGAGCCGACAGTCGACGAAATCGCCAAGGCGGTCCAGCAGATCGGGTACGACGCCACGATCGAGCGGGACAAGGCCTACTCCCGGGAACACTGGGCCGACCGGGGCCGGGTCGTCGTCCGCGGGGCCGACGACTCGACGAAGAACGACCTCGTGCAAGCCGTCGCGGCGTACGTCGTCGCGATGCGGGAGTGA
- a CDS encoding PGF-CTERM-anchored ABC transporter substrate-binding protein translates to MRRQLTVILTVLLTVSAIGPAAAGAGTGTGAAVQDSEAQCEYPLTMTDATGENVTIEDEPESVVTLYPGDAQLAYSIGAEDKVVGMPVGQYTESLEAGDRTDITEDDGVTPVAEEIINLNPDVVLAANVALYNQDLLERLEDAGITVVVLDTATSLDDVRENVRVTGQVTGECESAEETVQWMNERLEIYEDALANESAPLAYYDGGESGDTHGMETFQHDVMTAAGLENLAASVGESGWVELNSEVVVNEDPEWIVYPDSDRWDAPPSTADFDGVTAIREDNVVAVDDNAMSQPGPDVVYAIETIIEAVHPDVYGEIEGDLEAVDEEYRDGGNESDDGSESEEDGESSIPGFGVAAALVALLAATGVAARRR, encoded by the coding sequence ATGCGACGACAGCTAACCGTTATCCTGACCGTTCTCCTTACCGTTTCGGCGATCGGCCCCGCCGCGGCCGGCGCTGGAACCGGGACCGGAGCGGCCGTACAAGATTCCGAAGCACAGTGTGAATACCCGCTCACGATGACCGATGCGACCGGCGAGAACGTGACGATCGAGGACGAACCCGAGTCGGTCGTCACGCTCTATCCTGGTGACGCCCAGCTCGCCTACTCGATCGGTGCCGAGGACAAGGTCGTCGGAATGCCCGTCGGCCAGTACACCGAGTCGCTCGAGGCCGGCGACAGGACCGACATCACCGAAGACGACGGCGTGACGCCCGTCGCCGAGGAGATCATCAACCTGAACCCCGACGTCGTCCTCGCCGCGAACGTCGCCCTCTACAACCAGGACCTCCTCGAGCGGCTCGAGGACGCCGGGATCACGGTCGTCGTCCTCGACACCGCGACGTCGCTCGACGACGTTCGCGAGAACGTCCGCGTGACCGGGCAGGTGACCGGCGAGTGTGAGAGCGCCGAGGAGACGGTCCAGTGGATGAACGAGCGGCTCGAGATCTACGAGGACGCGCTCGCGAACGAGTCCGCACCGCTCGCGTACTACGACGGCGGCGAGAGCGGTGACACGCACGGCATGGAGACGTTCCAACACGACGTGATGACCGCGGCGGGACTCGAGAACCTTGCCGCCTCGGTCGGCGAATCCGGCTGGGTGGAGCTGAACTCGGAAGTCGTCGTCAACGAGGATCCGGAGTGGATCGTCTACCCCGACAGCGACCGCTGGGACGCGCCGCCGTCGACGGCCGACTTCGACGGGGTGACCGCCATCCGGGAGGACAACGTCGTCGCCGTCGACGACAACGCGATGAGCCAGCCCGGTCCCGACGTCGTCTACGCGATCGAGACGATCATCGAGGCGGTCCACCCCGACGTGTACGGCGAGATCGAAGGCGACCTCGAGGCGGTCGACGAGGAGTACCGCGACGGCGGAAACGAGTCGGACGACGGATCGGAGAGCGAGGAGGACGGCGAGAGCTCCATCCCCGGCTTCGGCGTGGCCGCCGCGCTGGTCGCCCTGTTGGCCGCGACCGGTGTCGCCGCTCGGCGGCGATAG
- the btuC gene encoding vitamin B12 ABC transporter permease BtuC produces MQRRLRTAVWSAGLSVLLAAVVVGSAALGPVGIEPRIVAMAILNGVAVPSGIETGTATLPVLDRPVPVPGLEFSSVFSFPVEGTHEYIVVQLRLPRIVLAATVGFGLAAAGTVMQGFFRNPLADPSIIGVSSGGAAGAVAAIAFPALVPFGGLHLAAFVGALATAFLVYAIATEGGRTPVATLLLAGVAVQAFLGAMISYMLVHSGDGLREAVVWLMGSLRDRGWSDVAFALPVSVLGVLVLATYARELNVLLLGEEDAHHLGVAVERTKLLLLALASIVTAAGVAVTGVIGFVGLVVPHIMRLLVGPDHRVLFPTSALAGASFLVVTDTIARWPTGPTEVPVGIVTAALGAPFFLFLLTRREVHAV; encoded by the coding sequence ATGCAGCGACGGCTCCGGACCGCGGTGTGGTCGGCGGGACTGAGCGTCCTGCTCGCGGCCGTCGTCGTCGGCAGCGCCGCGCTCGGACCGGTCGGGATCGAACCGCGCATCGTGGCGATGGCGATCCTCAACGGGGTCGCCGTCCCCTCGGGGATCGAGACCGGGACCGCAACGCTGCCCGTACTCGATCGGCCCGTGCCGGTGCCGGGCCTCGAGTTTTCGTCCGTATTCTCGTTTCCCGTCGAGGGGACACACGAGTACATCGTCGTCCAGCTCCGGCTCCCGCGGATCGTCCTCGCGGCGACGGTCGGGTTCGGGCTCGCCGCCGCGGGGACGGTGATGCAGGGGTTCTTCCGGAACCCGCTGGCGGACCCGTCGATCATCGGCGTCTCGTCCGGCGGCGCGGCCGGTGCGGTCGCGGCCATCGCCTTTCCCGCGCTCGTCCCGTTCGGCGGCCTCCATCTCGCCGCGTTCGTCGGCGCGCTCGCGACGGCGTTTCTCGTCTACGCGATCGCGACCGAGGGCGGACGGACGCCGGTCGCGACGCTGTTGCTCGCCGGCGTCGCCGTCCAGGCCTTCCTCGGCGCGATGATTTCGTACATGCTCGTCCACAGCGGCGACGGACTCAGGGAGGCCGTCGTCTGGCTGATGGGGAGCCTGCGGGACCGGGGCTGGAGCGACGTCGCGTTCGCGCTGCCGGTCTCGGTCCTGGGCGTTCTCGTGCTGGCGACGTACGCGCGGGAACTCAACGTCCTCCTGCTCGGCGAGGAGGACGCCCACCACCTCGGGGTCGCGGTCGAACGGACCAAACTCCTCTTGCTCGCGCTCGCGAGTATCGTCACCGCGGCGGGGGTCGCCGTCACGGGCGTCATCGGGTTCGTCGGACTGGTCGTCCCACACATCATGCGGCTGCTCGTCGGGCCGGACCACCGGGTTCTGTTTCCCACGAGCGCGCTCGCCGGCGCGTCGTTTCTGGTCGTGACGGACACGATCGCGCGGTGGCCGACCGGCCCGACCGAAGTCCCGGTCGGCATCGTCACGGCGGCGCTCGGTGCCCCCTTCTTCCTGTTCCTGCTCACGCGTCGGGAGGTGCATGCGGTGTGA
- a CDS encoding ABC transporter ATP-binding protein, which produces MTPTDRESGSDREPDLEPASISIADCSLSFGDLAVLEDVSLAIEPGEFVGFVGPNGAGKTTLLRLISGALEPDSGSIAIDGTDMHGLSSRASSRLVSVVPQDTTLSFSFPVRDVVEMGRHPHRSRFSGPTAADREAVERALERTRTDELAARPIDEVSGGQRQRVVLARAIAQETPVMLLDEPTGSLDVNHQIETLELVRELVSEGRTVCAAIHDLDLAARYCDRLVMLADGAVSRTGPPAEVLTGESLSTVFDATAAVTRNPITGTETVTALPNGAEIGTRTENGGAESATGGAKRRTGGDGEREGRIHVVGTGPIASSVLARLETAALDLALSVGPVTDGDTAAETARSLEIDRLEVKPFESLSAADLTAFEERVRSADVAVVTEPVWESTDAGVAPLLESLNEVATPVVIVSRSDGDQSGSRAAVDTRGNRAERFEATPETILEVVGDALESSSTATESESAPPFDSSDGGSTSSEGDSGTGVSAGSSSD; this is translated from the coding sequence GTGACGCCGACCGACCGGGAATCCGGGTCCGACCGCGAACCCGACCTCGAGCCGGCGTCGATCTCGATCGCGGACTGTTCGCTGTCGTTCGGCGATCTGGCGGTCCTCGAAGACGTATCACTGGCAATCGAGCCCGGCGAGTTCGTCGGGTTCGTCGGCCCCAACGGGGCCGGCAAAACGACCCTGCTGCGGCTGATAAGCGGGGCGCTCGAGCCCGACTCGGGATCGATCGCGATCGACGGGACCGACATGCACGGGCTCTCCTCGCGAGCATCGAGCCGACTCGTCTCGGTCGTCCCGCAGGACACGACGCTGTCGTTTTCCTTCCCCGTACGCGACGTCGTCGAGATGGGGCGCCATCCCCACCGCTCGCGCTTTTCCGGGCCGACGGCCGCAGATCGCGAGGCGGTCGAGCGCGCCCTCGAGCGCACGCGCACCGACGAACTCGCGGCTCGACCGATCGACGAGGTGAGCGGCGGCCAGCGCCAGCGCGTCGTGCTCGCGCGAGCGATCGCCCAGGAGACGCCGGTCATGCTGCTCGACGAACCGACGGGGAGTCTCGACGTCAATCACCAGATCGAGACGCTCGAGCTGGTCCGGGAACTGGTCTCCGAGGGACGGACCGTCTGCGCGGCGATTCACGACCTCGATCTGGCCGCGCGCTACTGCGATCGGCTGGTGATGCTCGCCGACGGCGCCGTCTCCCGGACCGGACCGCCCGCAGAGGTGCTGACCGGCGAGTCGCTGTCGACCGTCTTCGACGCGACGGCGGCGGTCACGCGGAACCCGATCACGGGGACGGAGACGGTGACGGCGCTCCCGAACGGTGCTGAAATCGGAACGCGGACCGAAAACGGTGGCGCCGAGAGCGCCACCGGTGGAGCGAAGAGACGCACCGGTGGAGACGGCGAACGCGAGGGCCGAATTCACGTCGTCGGGACCGGCCCGATCGCCTCGAGCGTCCTCGCGCGACTCGAGACGGCGGCTCTCGATCTCGCCCTCTCCGTCGGACCCGTCACGGACGGAGATACGGCGGCCGAGACCGCACGATCGCTCGAGATCGACCGGCTCGAGGTCAAGCCGTTCGAGTCGCTGTCGGCGGCCGATCTGACGGCCTTCGAGGAGCGAGTTCGGAGCGCCGACGTCGCGGTCGTCACCGAACCCGTGTGGGAATCGACGGACGCTGGTGTGGCGCCCCTTCTCGAGTCGCTGAACGAGGTCGCGACTCCCGTCGTGATTGTGTCTCGGTCGGACGGCGACCAGTCCGGGTCTCGAGCGGCTGTCGACACCCGCGGAAACCGCGCCGAGCGGTTCGAAGCGACGCCGGAGACGATCCTCGAGGTCGTCGGGGACGCACTCGAGTCGAGTTCGACGGCGACGGAATCGGAGTCGGCACCCCCGTTCGACTCGTCGGACGGCGGATCGACGTCGTCCGAGGGCGACTCGGGAACCGGCGTCTCGGCGGGCTCCTCGAGCGACTGA
- a CDS encoding DsrE family protein: MTFPRLLQERTGTEQETSLAIASNLLEDETGSIDDVAVIVQADGMKAIKTGQESEEQVRALLDDGVSFKACSNTLDMMDLDESDLVEGVETVLEGAVEVTRLGAEGYTYMRP; this comes from the coding sequence CTGACGTTTCCTCGCCTTCTCCAGGAGCGAACCGGGACCGAACAGGAAACATCACTGGCTATTGCCAGCAACCTCTTAGAGGATGAGACTGGCAGTATAGACGATGTTGCGGTTATCGTTCAGGCGGATGGAATGAAGGCGATCAAAACTGGCCAGGAGAGCGAGGAGCAAGTCCGGGCCCTCTTGGACGACGGTGTCTCATTCAAGGCCTGCAGCAACACCCTCGATATGATGGATCTTGACGAATCTGACCTCGTTGAGGGCGTTGAGACCGTCCTGGAGGGAGCTGTGGAAGTAACGCGGTTGGGAGCAGAAGGATACACCTATATGCGGCCGTAG
- a CDS encoding NRAMP family divalent metal transporter: MNNVQWTDDSYRYVWNLFRSYGMGLIFAANIFGAGSIYILSSVGVSFRFTLLWVLPLSLGVGLVVHEMSARLAVLDQPLMGYIRDVIGSPAAKAFAVFIAFIMHLWSVANYALTGAALAFLTPLDSVVIATVLSGAAGITLIELRVYQRIEAVIATLVLVVFGSYLVIFLGIDIPVADVARGLVPAVRTKMGPLTMIIALVGTTIYYPNFFIQTSMHQAKEFDTVSQYRRDHTVGLVAAVLMSMAVLIVAAITVPSGVVSLVDPARPLVEELGSWALTVFIVGAGAASFSSATGTLFGAGFMVPQAFGNDTAFGDRPFRIVVNGLIVLSLLLAVPILTFTDFSAVQLALVVPAVNGVIGLPVTVLALYGAMHRYYNPTWIENVIFIGIVILMFLVALLTATSLAETIRMLV, from the coding sequence CTGGGTCGATTTACATTCTCTCTTCCGTCGGCGTATCGTTTAGGTTCACCCTCCTGTGGGTCCTCCCACTCTCCCTTGGTGTCGGTCTCGTGGTCCACGAGATGTCCGCACGGCTCGCCGTGCTCGATCAGCCACTCATGGGGTACATCCGCGACGTTATCGGGTCACCTGCCGCGAAGGCGTTTGCAGTGTTCATCGCGTTTATCATGCACCTCTGGAGCGTGGCGAACTACGCGCTGACGGGGGCCGCACTTGCGTTTCTCACTCCGCTCGACAGCGTTGTGATCGCCACCGTCCTCAGTGGTGCCGCCGGGATCACACTCATCGAACTCCGCGTCTATCAGCGGATCGAGGCGGTCATCGCGACCCTCGTACTCGTGGTCTTCGGGTCGTATCTCGTGATCTTCCTCGGCATCGACATCCCGGTCGCCGACGTCGCCCGGGGGTTGGTCCCAGCGGTCCGGACCAAGATGGGACCTCTCACGATGATCATCGCGCTGGTCGGTACGACAATCTACTACCCGAACTTCTTCATCCAGACGAGCATGCACCAGGCGAAGGAGTTCGACACCGTCAGCCAGTACCGACGGGACCACACCGTCGGCCTGGTTGCGGCCGTCCTGATGAGCATGGCCGTGCTGATCGTAGCCGCGATCACGGTTCCGTCCGGCGTGGTCTCGCTCGTCGATCCGGCCCGGCCACTCGTGGAGGAGCTCGGATCCTGGGCCCTGACCGTGTTCATCGTCGGGGCCGGGGCGGCCTCCTTTTCCAGCGCGACGGGCACCCTGTTCGGGGCCGGGTTCATGGTCCCCCAGGCGTTCGGCAACGACACCGCATTCGGCGACCGGCCGTTCCGCATCGTCGTCAACGGTCTGATCGTCCTGTCGTTGCTCCTTGCCGTGCCGATCCTCACATTCACCGACTTCTCGGCGGTGCAACTGGCACTCGTGGTGCCCGCTGTGAACGGCGTAATCGGCCTGCCGGTGACGGTGCTGGCACTCTACGGCGCGATGCACCGGTATTACAACCCCACGTGGATCGAAAATGTGATCTTCATCGGCATCGTGATCCTCATGTTCCTCGTAGCACTCCTGACGGCCACGTCGTTGGCCGAGACGATCAGAATGCTTGTCTGA